The Rhodothermales bacterium genome includes a region encoding these proteins:
- a CDS encoding sialidase family protein, with translation MTIRPRFKPCFLPVLLMLIGLAGCSTPDADPAAVTVYHTGEGPYPVYRIPVAIATPEGHLLAFAEGRTAGLGDAGDIDVVLRRSEDGGTTWGPIQIVCDDGPHTCGNPAPVVDRRTGIIHLLMTRNLGTDREAAIITGTSEDVRRVWYTRSADGGRSWEAPRDISDQARRPEWRWYATGPVAGIQLEQAPHAGRLVIPANHSTPVAERDPAAYRSHILFSDDGGATWQIGGVAAPFTNESTVAQLSDGRLMLNMRSYHGRHARAVATSSDAGVTWSDIRLDTVLVEPVCQASLLRLTRPDGGVLLFSNPASRSRDSMTVRASLDDGATWRTCRLVDAGMAAYSSLVAVDSATVGLLYERDDYASIVFARLELGSFIAP, from the coding sequence ATGACGATCCGCCCCCGATTCAAGCCCTGCTTCCTGCCCGTCCTCCTGATGCTCATCGGGCTCGCCGGCTGTTCGACCCCCGATGCCGATCCGGCCGCGGTCACCGTATACCACACGGGCGAGGGCCCGTACCCGGTCTATCGCATCCCGGTCGCCATCGCGACGCCGGAAGGGCATCTGCTCGCCTTTGCCGAGGGGCGCACGGCGGGCCTCGGCGATGCCGGCGACATCGATGTGGTCCTCCGGCGATCCGAGGACGGCGGAACGACGTGGGGGCCGATCCAGATCGTCTGCGACGACGGCCCGCATACGTGCGGCAATCCGGCCCCGGTGGTCGATCGACGCACGGGCATCATCCACCTGCTCATGACGCGCAACCTGGGCACCGACCGCGAGGCCGCGATCATCACGGGGACCAGCGAGGATGTGCGCCGCGTCTGGTATACCCGCTCGGCGGATGGGGGACGGTCGTGGGAGGCGCCGAGGGACATCAGCGATCAGGCGCGCCGGCCCGAGTGGCGCTGGTACGCTACCGGCCCCGTGGCGGGCATCCAGCTGGAACAGGCCCCCCACGCCGGCCGGCTGGTGATCCCCGCGAATCACTCGACGCCCGTCGCCGAGCGCGACCCCGCCGCCTACCGCAGCCACATCCTTTTCAGCGACGATGGTGGAGCCACCTGGCAGATCGGCGGGGTGGCCGCCCCGTTCACGAACGAGTCGACCGTGGCCCAGCTGTCGGATGGCCGGCTGATGCTCAACATGCGGTCGTATCACGGGCGCCACGCCCGGGCCGTAGCCACGAGCTCGGACGCCGGCGTAACCTGGTCGGACATCCGGCTCGACACCGTGCTGGTGGAACCGGTATGCCAGGCCAGCCTGCTGCGCCTAACCCGTCCGGACGGCGGCGTGCTCCTCTTCTCCAACCCCGCGAGCCGCAGCCGGGACAGCATGACGGTGCGCGCCAGCCTCGACGATGGCGCGACCTGGCGCACGTGCCGGCTCGTCGATGCCGGCATGGCGGCCTACTCCTCACTCGTGGCGGTGGATTCGGCCACCGTCGGCCTGCTCTACGAACGGGACGATTATGCAAGCATTGTCTTCGCGCGCTTGGAGTTAGGCAGTTTCATCGCCCCATGA
- a CDS encoding TonB-dependent receptor — protein sequence MSTLLVILAFPAALYAQTGSLTGMISESETGDPLPGANVLILELNTGSATALDGTYTIRDLPAGTYTVRVTFVGYKASERSVSIGSGVTTEDFMLANDFTGLEEVVVTGIASATSKARAEVAVSAITTEGLLEQNAYQDVSQLLNGKISGVTVQPASGNVGGGIRFVMRSSTGLNGDGQPVIYVDGVRIDNAQVNGFGAGGQGVSMLANLNPEDIQSVEVLKGPAGAALYGTSGSNGVVLITTKRGRLAGGERPYSLTYKAVYGANQQADEYTKFNAGSPETANAFFNDGAIVQHTVGFSGGSERVRYFASYDLRDEKGHINNNAQNRQSFRANFEAFPAKNVTLRANTGYSINDINRPQNDNNIFGYLGNTLLARAPFNFTDSTALENIVNLQRIARFTGGVEAEYRPIEALTFRASVGFDGTDLRNDASYPSNLSYSGRTNGERNIFNRRNEQYTYDFNGRYSYQLGEALTATTILGSQSFNRILRSFQITKQNFSTELITNVGAGADFIGGDEAFTHAREAGVYLQQELAYQNWLFVTLGLRRDFATAIGADAPSIYYPKASFAVRVDELTTLPQSIDFFKFRAAYGETGQLPGLLDASLLRWQAEPSGYGAGAVTNFIGNIEIEPERIRELESGIELGLFNDRLGLDVTGYIQRAENSIIGFQNPPSSGQTASSVPFNVGASDGWGIETSLRVDVIRTRNTGVDFGFLWNYQENEVKDLGGAQPIFDGFDLNVTKEGLAQSAFYTWSSRAIFNSDGSYAGAELVQTDADGDGEVDRALFGLPYPKHNGSFSLNVRFLKNFTFNGLIDWSLGYSLYNNTAVFQTLFGANYNRNVARVQIGQITPESVGLEDAGIVIPDVGTDAYRAAAEIVASTQTAVNGVSTDGNYIEEADFLKLREVSLRYDFTDILRKANATKYIRSLSFSLAARNLWTTTKYSGADPEVNFAGARSASRGQDFLTLPQPRVIYGSINIGF from the coding sequence TTGAGTACGCTGCTAGTCATCCTCGCCTTCCCGGCGGCGCTGTACGCGCAAACCGGAAGTCTGACAGGGATGATCTCCGAGAGCGAAACGGGCGACCCGCTGCCCGGCGCCAACGTGTTGATTCTTGAACTCAACACCGGTTCGGCCACGGCGCTCGACGGAACCTACACCATCCGCGACCTGCCCGCCGGCACCTACACGGTGCGCGTCACCTTCGTGGGCTACAAAGCCTCCGAGCGGTCGGTATCGATCGGATCCGGCGTCACCACCGAGGACTTCATGCTGGCGAACGACTTCACCGGCCTGGAAGAAGTCGTCGTCACCGGCATCGCCTCGGCCACATCGAAGGCGCGGGCCGAAGTCGCGGTGTCCGCGATTACCACCGAGGGCCTGCTGGAGCAGAACGCCTACCAGGATGTTTCCCAGCTGCTGAACGGCAAAATTTCGGGCGTGACGGTTCAGCCGGCGTCCGGCAACGTGGGCGGGGGCATCCGGTTCGTGATGCGTTCCAGCACCGGTCTCAACGGCGACGGCCAGCCGGTGATCTATGTGGACGGCGTCCGGATCGACAACGCGCAGGTCAACGGCTTCGGCGCGGGCGGCCAGGGTGTATCGATGCTCGCCAACCTCAACCCGGAAGACATCCAGTCGGTTGAGGTCCTCAAAGGCCCCGCCGGCGCCGCGCTGTACGGCACCAGCGGTTCCAACGGGGTGGTGCTCATCACGACCAAGCGCGGCCGCCTCGCCGGCGGCGAGCGCCCGTACAGCCTGACGTACAAGGCGGTGTACGGCGCGAACCAGCAGGCGGACGAATACACCAAGTTCAACGCCGGCTCGCCGGAGACGGCGAACGCGTTCTTCAACGACGGCGCCATCGTGCAGCACACGGTCGGTTTCTCCGGCGGCTCCGAACGGGTTCGCTACTTCGCCTCGTACGACCTGCGCGACGAAAAGGGCCACATCAACAACAACGCCCAGAATCGCCAGAGCTTCCGCGCCAACTTCGAGGCCTTCCCGGCCAAGAATGTTACGCTGCGCGCCAACACCGGCTATTCGATCAACGACATCAACCGCCCGCAGAACGACAACAACATCTTCGGCTACCTGGGCAACACCCTGCTGGCGCGCGCGCCGTTCAATTTCACGGACAGCACCGCGCTGGAAAACATCGTGAACCTGCAGCGCATCGCCCGCTTCACCGGCGGGGTCGAAGCCGAGTACCGCCCGATCGAAGCGCTCACGTTCCGCGCCTCCGTCGGCTTCGACGGCACGGACCTCCGCAACGACGCATCGTACCCGTCGAACCTGTCCTACTCGGGGCGGACGAACGGCGAACGGAACATCTTCAACCGCCGCAACGAGCAGTACACGTACGACTTCAACGGTCGGTACTCGTACCAGCTCGGCGAGGCGTTGACCGCCACGACGATCCTCGGGTCGCAGTCGTTCAACCGCATCCTGCGGAGCTTCCAGATCACGAAGCAGAACTTCTCGACCGAGCTGATCACGAACGTGGGCGCCGGCGCCGACTTCATCGGCGGCGATGAGGCGTTCACGCATGCGCGTGAGGCCGGCGTGTACCTCCAACAGGAACTGGCCTACCAGAACTGGCTGTTCGTGACCCTCGGGTTGCGCCGCGACTTCGCCACGGCCATCGGCGCCGATGCGCCGAGCATCTACTACCCGAAAGCCAGCTTCGCCGTCCGGGTCGACGAACTCACCACGCTGCCGCAGAGCATCGACTTCTTCAAGTTCCGCGCGGCGTATGGCGAAACCGGACAGCTTCCGGGGCTGCTCGACGCCTCGCTCCTCCGCTGGCAGGCGGAGCCGTCCGGCTACGGCGCCGGCGCGGTGACCAACTTCATCGGCAACATTGAAATCGAGCCGGAGCGCATCCGCGAGCTGGAGTCGGGCATCGAGCTCGGCCTCTTCAACGACCGCCTCGGCCTCGACGTCACCGGCTACATCCAGCGCGCCGAGAACTCGATCATCGGGTTCCAGAACCCGCCCTCAAGCGGCCAGACCGCCTCGAGCGTGCCGTTTAACGTCGGCGCCTCGGACGGCTGGGGCATCGAAACGAGCCTGCGGGTCGATGTCATCCGCACCCGGAATACCGGGGTCGACTTCGGCTTCCTGTGGAACTATCAGGAAAACGAGGTCAAGGACCTCGGCGGCGCGCAGCCGATCTTCGACGGCTTCGACCTCAACGTGACGAAGGAGGGCCTGGCGCAGTCCGCGTTCTATACGTGGTCCTCCCGCGCCATCTTCAACTCGGACGGCTCCTACGCCGGCGCCGAGCTGGTCCAGACCGACGCGGACGGCGACGGCGAAGTCGACCGCGCCCTGTTCGGCCTGCCTTATCCGAAACACAACGGATCGTTCTCCCTGAACGTCCGCTTCCTGAAGAACTTCACGTTCAACGGCCTCATCGACTGGAGCCTCGGCTACAGCCTGTATAACAACACGGCCGTGTTCCAGACGCTCTTCGGCGCCAACTACAACCGCAACGTCGCCCGGGTCCAGATCGGCCAGATCACGCCGGAATCGGTGGGCCTCGAGGATGCCGGCATCGTCATCCCGGACGTGGGCACCGACGCGTACCGCGCCGCGGCGGAAATCGTGGCGAGCACGCAGACCGCGGTCAACGGCGTCTCCACGGACGGCAACTACATCGAAGAGGCCGACTTCCTGAAGCTTCGCGAGGTGAGCCTGCGCTACGACTTTACGGACATCCTCCGGAAAGCCAACGCCACGAAGTACATCCGCAGCCTGAGCTTCAGCCTTGCCGCGCGCAATCTCTGGACGACCACGAAATACAGCGGCGCCGACCCCGAAGTGAACTTCGCCGGCGCGCGTTCCGCCAGTCGGGGTCAGGACTTCCTGACGCTGCCGCAGCCGCGGGTCATCTACGGTTCGATCAATATCGGATTCTGA
- a CDS encoding GWxTD domain-containing protein codes for MAQCTHLPGRPARRAAVWLVAGLALAGLAAPAITARAQDVDTLRSQLLALDAEGAFDPGVALAFVDRVFESQAADAYPLATQAYAGLLRYPGPMPDSLQAPLAPYCEALHLLLPEWVPAATCLPLSTAIAESVAAWWRRRDPQPASLHNEFLEEHLRRIAHARVAYRDAEGYDDRGQVYIRLGAPDYQTHVNFDATEFRNHVMDRSLTINASDFPANEFWYYARIDPSAQFIFHDTGGRFRLGDVQSLIPTSVRSGLGNSARGRQKAKAMMWTLEQIYQQLSLYNEAYATRYTDVAAFAGMIEEAENAAAVERAFGSEREDIDSEGSDPVRRAINDSRANPADVSLPGGSFNLNRPDLYIQHALSEARASDEMIAAHREDRVPAYRSQSLDELAPLPVRARSARFLDADGSTRTEIYWGIPAGGLELEPATQRRLEDEGFMSPDLLVVASLIQQTDDYRSRAIQYSRLAVPHAGAETGALPARMLTAPGDTGRYHLAVQWDLLAAYVGRGETPLETGPRVKTNVLRIDSLTALSADPRRLEMSDIKPLLALDPAGEPALFPGAQLAPEAPLVLYFEVYHLAYDGDDRTRYTVAYEVVQQPGGLFRRRGERTAFSASFAGEERTAREQLALDLSDWRGRGTVDIVVRVTDDVTGQSVSRSLSYELTGD; via the coding sequence ATGGCGCAGTGTACGCATCTACCCGGGCGGCCGGCACGCCGGGCGGCCGTATGGCTGGTCGCAGGGCTGGCACTGGCCGGACTCGCCGCGCCGGCCATCACCGCCCGCGCCCAGGACGTCGATACCCTCCGCAGCCAGTTGCTGGCGCTCGACGCGGAAGGCGCGTTCGACCCCGGCGTCGCGCTTGCCTTCGTCGACCGGGTGTTCGAGAGCCAGGCGGCCGATGCGTATCCGCTGGCCACCCAGGCCTACGCCGGCCTGCTCCGGTACCCCGGCCCGATGCCCGACTCCCTGCAGGCTCCCCTCGCGCCTTACTGCGAGGCCCTGCACCTCCTGCTGCCGGAATGGGTCCCCGCCGCGACGTGCCTCCCGCTGTCGACAGCCATCGCGGAGTCGGTCGCCGCCTGGTGGCGCCGGCGCGATCCCCAGCCGGCGTCGCTCCACAACGAATTCCTGGAGGAACACCTCCGCCGCATCGCCCACGCCCGCGTCGCCTACCGGGATGCCGAGGGCTACGACGATCGCGGCCAGGTATACATCCGGCTGGGAGCGCCCGACTACCAGACCCACGTCAACTTCGACGCGACCGAATTCCGGAATCACGTGATGGATCGGAGCCTCACCATCAACGCGTCCGATTTCCCCGCGAACGAATTCTGGTACTACGCCCGGATCGACCCCTCCGCCCAGTTCATTTTCCACGATACCGGGGGGCGGTTCCGGCTGGGCGACGTGCAGAGCCTCATCCCGACGTCCGTCCGCAGCGGGCTGGGCAACAGCGCCCGGGGCCGGCAAAAAGCGAAGGCGATGATGTGGACGCTCGAACAGATCTACCAGCAGCTGTCGCTCTACAACGAAGCCTACGCGACGCGTTACACCGACGTGGCGGCGTTCGCCGGCATGATCGAGGAAGCGGAAAACGCCGCCGCGGTCGAGCGCGCCTTCGGCAGCGAGCGCGAGGACATCGATTCCGAGGGCAGCGACCCGGTTCGGCGGGCCATCAACGACAGCCGCGCCAACCCCGCCGACGTGAGCCTGCCCGGCGGCTCGTTCAACCTGAATCGCCCGGATCTCTACATCCAGCACGCGCTCTCCGAGGCCCGCGCCAGCGACGAGATGATCGCCGCACACCGGGAGGACCGGGTGCCGGCCTACCGTTCGCAGTCGCTCGACGAACTCGCGCCCCTCCCCGTCCGCGCCCGCTCCGCGCGCTTCCTCGACGCCGACGGGAGCACGCGTACGGAAATCTACTGGGGGATCCCCGCCGGAGGGTTGGAGCTGGAACCCGCGACGCAACGCCGGCTCGAGGACGAAGGATTCATGTCGCCCGACCTGCTGGTGGTGGCGTCGCTCATCCAGCAGACGGACGACTACCGATCGCGCGCCATCCAGTACAGCCGGCTCGCGGTGCCGCATGCCGGCGCCGAAACGGGCGCCCTGCCGGCGCGCATGCTGACGGCTCCGGGCGACACCGGGCGCTATCACCTGGCGGTCCAGTGGGACCTGCTCGCCGCGTATGTGGGCCGGGGCGAGACGCCGCTCGAAACCGGGCCGCGCGTCAAGACCAACGTGCTCCGAATCGACTCCCTCACCGCGCTCAGCGCCGACCCGCGCCGGCTCGAGATGAGCGACATCAAACCCCTGCTCGCCCTCGATCCGGCCGGCGAACCCGCGCTCTTCCCCGGCGCGCAACTGGCGCCCGAGGCGCCCCTCGTGCTCTATTTCGAAGTGTATCACCTCGCTTACGACGGAGACGACCGAACCCGGTACACCGTCGCCTACGAGGTCGTCCAGCAGCCGGGCGGACTGTTTCGCCGGCGCGGCGAGCGCACGGCGTTCAGCGCCTCGTTCGCCGGCGAGGAGCGCACGGCCCGCGAACAGCTGGCGCTCGACCTCAGCGACTGGCGCGGCCGCGGCACGGTGGACATCGTCGTGCGGGTCACGGACGATGTGACCGGACAATCCGTGAGCCGGAGCCTGTCGTATGAGCTGACCGGGGACTGA
- a CDS encoding ABC transporter ATP-binding protein, with amino-acid sequence MNPLKRLNHFFWKYRKQFIPGLLFAAVSAAFSVVVPVVVREAVDSIPRFVELYHVYDGSPFQTYLFYSFSVSLLVFGLIIIGLSLSSGLFTFLMRQTIVVMSRHVEYDMRNELYDHMQRLPRRFYVDHATGDLMTHATSDIEQVRRYIGPAMMYIARAVVLMVAALTAMILISPKLTFFALLPMPFLAVSVFFVARLVHTRSDALQQQYSRLTSRVQEALAGIRVIKAYTREEAEARAFDAESNAYRDRNLDLARVDAAWRPVFLLLIGMSTIIVVWVGGRLVIDGAITIGNIAEFIIYVTLMTWPVASVGFVLTMIQRASASMKRLATILDTEPAIADGEATDAGLTSLEGRIAFENVTFRYNAEGPDVLTDLSFDIPAGSTLAIVGRTGSGKSTLVEMVPRLLDPSEGVVRIDGRDVRDFPLETLRSHIGYVPQEVFLFSDTIANNIAFGTLEADQEQIENAAREAELLDNIASFPEGFETFVGERGITLSGGQKQRSSIARALIREPQILILDDALSAVDTNTESLILGHLRKHYGRRTIFIVSHRISAVQDADLILVLDTGRIVERGTHSELLEHNGLYADLHRKQLLEQEIASLN; translated from the coding sequence ATGAACCCGCTCAAACGCCTCAATCATTTCTTCTGGAAATACCGAAAACAGTTCATCCCGGGGCTCCTGTTTGCGGCCGTGTCCGCGGCCTTTTCGGTGGTGGTGCCGGTCGTCGTGCGGGAGGCCGTCGACAGCATTCCGCGTTTCGTCGAGCTCTACCATGTGTATGACGGCTCCCCGTTCCAAACCTACCTCTTCTATTCGTTCTCCGTCAGCCTCCTCGTGTTCGGGCTGATCATCATCGGCCTGAGCCTGTCCAGCGGGCTGTTCACGTTTTTGATGCGGCAGACCATCGTCGTGATGTCGCGCCATGTCGAATACGACATGCGAAACGAGCTCTACGACCACATGCAGCGGCTGCCGCGGCGCTTTTATGTGGATCACGCGACGGGCGACCTGATGACGCACGCGACGAGCGACATCGAGCAGGTGCGGCGGTACATCGGGCCGGCGATGATGTACATCGCCCGCGCGGTGGTCCTGATGGTCGCCGCGCTGACGGCGATGATCCTGATCTCGCCGAAGCTCACCTTTTTCGCGCTGCTCCCGATGCCCTTCCTCGCGGTGTCGGTCTTCTTCGTCGCCCGGCTGGTCCATACCCGGAGCGACGCGCTCCAGCAGCAGTATTCCCGGCTGACGAGCCGCGTGCAGGAGGCGCTCGCCGGCATCCGGGTCATCAAGGCCTACACCCGCGAAGAGGCGGAAGCGCGCGCGTTCGACGCCGAAAGCAATGCCTATCGGGACCGCAACCTCGACCTCGCCCGCGTCGACGCCGCCTGGCGCCCGGTATTTTTGCTGCTCATCGGCATGTCCACCATCATCGTGGTATGGGTGGGCGGCCGGCTCGTGATTGACGGCGCCATCACCATCGGCAACATCGCCGAGTTCATCATCTACGTCACGCTCATGACGTGGCCCGTGGCCTCGGTGGGCTTCGTCCTGACGATGATCCAGCGCGCATCGGCGTCGATGAAGCGCCTCGCGACCATCCTCGACACCGAGCCGGCGATCGCCGACGGCGAGGCGACCGATGCCGGCCTGACGTCCCTCGAAGGCCGCATCGCCTTCGAGAACGTGACGTTTCGCTACAACGCCGAGGGCCCCGATGTCCTGACCGATCTCTCGTTCGATATCCCGGCCGGCTCCACGCTCGCGATCGTCGGGCGCACCGGCTCCGGGAAAAGCACGCTGGTGGAGATGGTGCCGCGGCTGCTGGACCCGAGCGAGGGCGTCGTCCGGATCGACGGGCGGGACGTGCGCGACTTCCCGCTGGAAACGCTGCGGTCGCACATCGGCTATGTGCCCCAGGAAGTATTTCTATTCAGCGACACCATCGCCAACAACATCGCGTTCGGGACCCTCGAAGCCGACCAGGAACAGATCGAAAACGCCGCGCGCGAGGCGGAATTGCTGGACAACATCGCGTCGTTCCCCGAGGGGTTCGAGACGTTCGTCGGGGAGCGTGGCATCACCCTCTCGGGCGGCCAGAAGCAGCGCAGCTCCATCGCGCGGGCGCTCATCCGCGAACCGCAGATTCTGATTCTGGACGATGCGCTGTCCGCCGTCGACACCAACACCGAGAGCCTCATCCTCGGACACCTTCGCAAACACTACGGCCGGCGCACCATCTTCATCGTGAGCCACCGCATCTCCGCCGTGCAGGATGCCGACCTGATCCTCGTCCTGGATACCGGCCGCATCGTCGAACGCGGCACACACAGCGAGCTCCTCGAACACAACGGCCTCTACGCCGACCTGCACCGGAAGCAACTGCTGGAGCAGGAGATTGCATCGTTGAATTAG
- a CDS encoding ribonuclease Z, translating into MFSIVPLGVASALPTLDRHFSATALVREGHVFLFDCGEGTQLQLARAGIKRPRIEAIFITHLHGDHVFGLPGLLSTLALLDHDRPLRIVGPAGLREALAAFMQPSGERGIPYPIEYVVLDPGFEHAVVLDTPEYRVEARPLAHSIFAAGYRFEEKPRPGPLDPEKAQSLGVTDVKDFKRLKAGEAVAVAGGVVTPQDVLGAPLPGASFAYVTDTKPCESGVRLADHADLLYHEATFREADARRAGETGHATAREAAEVARKANAGRLLLGHFSARYDAAGIQALLNEARDIFQNTGAAEELKRYPVEPIGATAGERSASRRTAP; encoded by the coding sequence ATGTTCTCCATTGTCCCGCTCGGCGTCGCTTCGGCGTTGCCGACCCTCGACCGGCATTTTTCTGCGACCGCGCTCGTTCGGGAGGGGCATGTCTTTCTGTTCGATTGCGGGGAGGGGACGCAGCTGCAGCTTGCCCGCGCCGGCATCAAGCGGCCGCGCATCGAGGCGATCTTCATCACGCACCTGCACGGAGACCATGTCTTCGGGCTGCCCGGATTGCTCTCGACGCTCGCGCTGCTGGACCACGACCGGCCGCTGCGCATCGTCGGGCCCGCCGGCCTGCGGGAGGCGCTTGCGGCCTTCATGCAGCCTTCCGGCGAACGGGGCATCCCGTATCCGATCGAGTATGTCGTCCTGGACCCCGGCTTCGAGCACGCGGTCGTGCTCGATACGCCCGAGTACCGGGTGGAGGCCCGCCCGCTCGCGCACAGCATCTTCGCCGCCGGCTATCGGTTCGAGGAAAAGCCGCGCCCGGGGCCGCTCGACCCCGAGAAGGCGCAGTCGCTGGGCGTGACGGATGTAAAGGACTTCAAACGCCTCAAAGCCGGCGAGGCGGTAGCTGTCGCCGGGGGGGTGGTGACGCCACAGGACGTGCTCGGCGCGCCGCTTCCAGGCGCTTCGTTCGCGTACGTGACGGATACGAAACCCTGTGAAAGCGGCGTCCGGCTGGCGGATCACGCCGATCTGCTGTATCATGAGGCGACTTTTCGCGAGGCCGACGCGCGCCGCGCCGGCGAGACCGGCCACGCCACGGCGCGCGAAGCCGCGGAGGTGGCGCGGAAGGCGAACGCCGGCCGGCTCTTGCTCGGGCATTTCAGCGCGCGGTACGATGCGGCGGGCATCCAGGCGCTGCTCAACGAAGCCCGCGACATCTTTCAGAACACCGGCGCGGCTGAGGAATTAAAGCGCTACCCCGTCGAGCCGATCGGCGCGACGGCAGGCGAAAGGTCCGCTTCCCGGCGCACCGCACCCTAA
- a CDS encoding ABC transporter ATP-binding protein: MAQKDAHSDEDKKPPGIDGKLFRRIITFLKPYKGWVALAFVLVMVAAFLGPLRPKLVQIAIDQHVVAGDVDGLQRMILILVAVLVGEGVLSFVNSYLTQWIGQQAIYDVRTRVYRHIQRQSLRFFDRTPIGRLITRTTSDVESLSDVLSAGIVTILGDLFHILFIAAFMFSLNWVLALVTLAVLPLMFLVMSWFREKVRDQYRETRKQVSRLYSFLQEHITGMSIVQLFNREDEEMRRFEVINDEHRTAQIKTIFYFALFWPAVDIIASIALGMIIWFGGMRAMGDTLTLGVLIAFIQYARQFFEPIRNLSDQYNTLQSAMAGAERIFGLLDEDESIREIPQPVGVDRFKGHIEFRNVWFSYDREIEDGKEPNWILKDVSFVVEPGQTVAIVGATGAGKTTIISLLLRFYDIQKGQILVDGVDITQMRLAELRRHIGLVLQDVFLFSGSIERNITLENPEIDHDAVRAAAASIGADAFIERLADGYEHDVRERGASLSHGQRQLLSFVRALVYDPAILVLDEATSSIDTESEHLIQSALETLLKGRSSLVIAHRLSTIQDADCILVMHHGQLREKGNHQELLALNGLYRKLYELQYKEQERAAA, from the coding sequence TTGGCCCAGAAGGACGCACATAGCGACGAAGACAAAAAACCGCCGGGCATCGACGGCAAGCTGTTCAGGCGCATCATCACCTTCCTGAAGCCCTACAAAGGGTGGGTCGCCCTGGCGTTCGTGCTTGTGATGGTGGCGGCCTTCCTGGGCCCCCTGCGCCCCAAGCTCGTCCAGATCGCGATCGACCAGCACGTCGTCGCCGGCGATGTCGACGGGCTCCAGCGGATGATCCTGATCCTCGTCGCCGTGCTCGTTGGCGAGGGCGTGTTGTCGTTCGTGAACAGCTACCTGACCCAGTGGATCGGCCAGCAGGCCATCTACGACGTCCGCACCCGGGTCTATCGCCACATCCAGCGGCAGTCGCTCCGGTTCTTCGACCGGACGCCCATCGGCCGGCTCATCACGCGTACGACCAGCGATGTCGAGTCGCTCAGCGACGTCCTCTCGGCCGGCATCGTGACCATCCTGGGGGATCTGTTCCACATCCTCTTCATCGCCGCATTCATGTTCTCGCTGAACTGGGTGCTGGCGCTCGTGACGCTCGCCGTCCTCCCCCTGATGTTTCTCGTGATGTCCTGGTTCCGCGAGAAGGTGCGGGATCAGTACCGGGAGACCCGCAAGCAGGTGTCGCGGCTCTACTCGTTCCTGCAGGAGCACATCACGGGGATGAGCATCGTGCAGCTCTTCAACCGGGAAGACGAGGAGATGCGGCGGTTCGAGGTGATCAACGACGAGCACCGGACGGCGCAGATCAAGACCATCTTCTACTTCGCACTCTTCTGGCCGGCGGTGGACATCATCGCCTCGATCGCGCTCGGCATGATCATCTGGTTCGGCGGGATGCGCGCCATGGGCGACACGCTCACGCTGGGCGTGCTCATCGCATTCATCCAGTACGCCCGGCAGTTCTTCGAGCCGATCCGCAACCTGTCCGACCAGTACAACACGCTCCAGAGCGCGATGGCCGGCGCGGAGCGCATCTTCGGCCTGCTGGATGAGGACGAATCCATCCGCGAGATCCCCCAGCCCGTCGGCGTCGATCGGTTCAAGGGCCACATCGAGTTTCGCAACGTGTGGTTCTCGTACGACCGCGAGATCGAGGACGGCAAGGAGCCGAACTGGATCCTGAAGGATGTCTCGTTTGTCGTCGAGCCGGGGCAGACGGTGGCGATCGTGGGCGCCACGGGAGCCGGCAAGACGACGATAATCAGCCTCCTGCTGCGTTTTTATGACATCCAGAAGGGGCAGATCCTGGTGGATGGGGTCGACATCACGCAGATGCGGCTCGCGGAGCTGCGCCGGCACATCGGGCTCGTGCTCCAGGATGTGTTTCTTTTCTCGGGCTCGATCGAGCGCAACATCACGCTCGAAAACCCGGAGATCGACCACGACGCCGTCCGCGCCGCCGCCGCTTCGATCGGCGCCGATGCGTTTATCGAACGCCTCGCCGACGGCTACGAGCACGACGTCCGCGAACGCGGCGCATCGCTCAGCCATGGCCAGCGGCAGCTGCTTTCGTTCGTCCGCGCCCTCGTGTACGATCCGGCGATCCTGGTGCTGGACGAGGCGACATCGAGCATCGACACCGAGTCCGAACACCTCATCCAGTCGGCCCTCGAAACGCTGCTCAAAGGCCGTTCCTCGCTGGTCATCGCCCATCGGCTCTCCACGATCCAGGACGCCGATTGCATCCTCGTCATGCATCACGGCCAGCTCCGCGAAAAAGGCAACCACCAGGAGCTACTCGCGCTCAACGGGCTCTACCGCAAGCTCTACGAGCTGCAGTACAAGGAGCAAGAGCGCGCGGCGGCGTAA